The genome window CACATTAAAATACCTGCCGCTTAACAGGCATAATATCGTTttgttatatgtatgtattgtTTGTTAGATGGAGGTTTAGTACAAATGCTTTAATTTCAAGCACGAATGACTCGTTACTGCCTTATTCACTGAGCAATCCACTGGGCAACAATCTCTGTGTGACATCTTTATTGCGGGTAAATCAATTATTACTTGGCTTCGGCCTTCAATTGTGACAATGGCCAGTGGGCGGCCCTCAATAATGGCCACCACAAGAGCCTTGGCCACTGGCTTTCCCCTCGACCCACCCACACAActcacacaccacacacacacccacttTGGGATGCAAAGACCACAGAGCCCCAAACAATCACTTTCCATTTTCAATTATGCCAACAAGAGCAAACAATTTCCCTTGTTCATGGCCACAAAAGGGGGGTTGAGTGCGAAGGGGTCTCCCGAGTGTTTCTTTCGGCAACTTTGGTCTCATTAAGAGTTCTTCAATATTCTCAGATGCTTGTTTTTGCTTTACTTTTGTACTTTTGTACTTTTTGGCCCTCCCCCCTTTAGCAGTCATGTGTGGCGATTTCTTGTATGTTTCTATTTTCGCTTTGCATAATTTCTTCAATGCTCTGATTGTGCTGTGATTCATAGGAAACCCAAAAACCCCTTGGAGAAACGCGACTATATTGTTTGATCTTCTCGCATTCGCTGATGATATTCAACCCAGTTGGATGTTGTTTCGACAATTTCagggaaatttatttatcaCTGAACTTATTGGAACAGCGATTTTGTCACAAAAACACGTTCTGGTTTGTACTCTAATGGTTTTCACTCTACTGGGTTTTCAGCTTTAGCAAGTTTTATTTGCCTTCCCAGAAATGAAATGCCTTCTTTGTTGCGGAAGAGGAAAAGTTTGGGCAGAAGATTTTTATGGGCCATTTTTTGCGCTAAAGTTTTACAATCAGATTTGATTAAACGACAAATGCTGCGTGGAAATTTGTTGAAAAGAAAAGTTATACTGTTTGCATAATTAAATGAATTGATGATACGTTTGCACACAAATGGGCAATTGAATTCGATGGCAATAATTtcgaatatttattttgaattacTTAGGCATTTATTTACACAAGTTTAGATTGGCTGTTGTTAATTGaccaaaaatgcaaaacatACACAATTTACCTTAGAATTTCCGTTTTAAATGAACGTTTAATCAAATAACTTAAGCGAACTCTTTAATTCCAACCCGTTGAACACACACACCCAGCTTAAATCGTTGCTCTTGATTATGCAATGATTAAGTGAAGTTCCGAATAACTtcattaacaattaaacaCCGCAAAACAATGTTCTACCTACCCCCAAGTCCCTTTATAGTTCCAACTTTTTGGAGCCCCATTCCCCTGACACGCACACACTCCTAAATCATCCACCTTGTTTGGAGAAGAACCCCCCAGATGAACTCGGCCGAAAGTTGAACTTGATCCCCCACCGCCATAAAAGAGTGCTCTGAGAACTTTAACCTTTTCAGGGGCGGCGCGTAGTTGGCCAACTTTTGAGTAGGCAGCATTAAAGCTCCTGGTCCTATCcctctgccacgcccaccagtTGCTCGAGTCGACTGGCAATTAGGAAACACATCATTACGAGTGTCAACAGTGGGCCAAAAGGTTAATTGCGTCTGCAAGAATTTCTCCCACTTTCGCCACATCACTTTGATTGTTCTCGAGTCGTGTCGTGTTTTCTTGTGTCTCATTATTTGGCATTTGCCGTGTATTATGTGTATTGTGTGTTGCGAGGCGAGAACGGCTGACAGCCCATAAAGCTGGGCCAGCACGAGGTTCAGGTTCTTTATGGCCAAGGAGCTCCAGTTCGCACCTTGCGAATGCATGCCAAGGCTTCCCTCGCACCGGGGAGCAATTTGGCCTTTATTTGCCGAGGAATATTTCATTGGCCAAGCCGTTGACTGTTGACTTTCCTTGGATTACAGTTTGTAGCTAAATTTCAACCTGCGACTACGGGTGGTAAATTCCCAGAGATCAAGGCGAAATAACAGAGGTTTTTTATGCTCCTCTTTTTCACTCATCACAGTTTCATGTGTGTTTTATCAAAATTAAAGAACTTTGGCCTAACTATTTCTCTataacaaaatttgaaaaaccAGCACAAAAGTTTGGGAATGCATAGAACATTTTTGCGTCATTAACTTTCAAAATGGAAATATTTACATGAGATTATAAAGCGATGATAATATAGGTTTAGGGTTTTAATCCTCTAAAGTAACCctttaaagtaaataaaagTTAATAGACTATTTTCCATCCTTTAAGAGCATGCTTTATTCGTtgtcaaaaattaattttttgcaattaaattgtCCCCGGGAAAACCGCAACAAAAGTCAAGCGATGCGAACAAGTTTCAAGGCTGGCATAATTATGTATATGGAGGTCCCAGAACACTTTCCGCCGCTTTTTCCCACTCTTTTGCTGCCTGGCGACCTTTTTGGTAATTAGAGGATGAGTATGTGGCCCGGAAGTGGGTGGTTTTCGGCTTTGGGGAGTTCAAACTCATATGcatgcaaataaaatgcaaaaaggcTTGTGAAGCTTTTATGCTGTTGAAAcactttgtttttgtttcctttcaATGCCAATGCTCCGCCTACTTGTGTaagcttttaattaaaaatatatcgttTAAATTGTGCAGTGATATTAACCTTTTTCGGCAATTTGTATTAAGTGCTCATATAAATTACCTGAGATCTTATCTCAACAAGTATCAATTGGCCTGGATTGATTGGCTCTAGCCAAAATTACTGAAGGTCATTCTTGAAATTGGTCTCAAGATTCCTTGTTTGAATAAGATGCTGCATACTTTGGGGCTTGAGTAGATTGCCTTAAACCATGTAAAACCAGAGTAGAGGGCTTGTAATTAGAGGCAATTTGTGTGCCTTGCTACTTAGAACTTAAAGTGGAACAGGCAATTCAAAGTTGGCCTTAAGAGGAAAGCTTTGCTATTACCAATCGCATCATTTATTGCCAAACAGAAAAACCATTGAGATTTAGGTACATTTGTAGTAAACTAAAAGAAATGCAGTCACGTTATAAACTATATTGTTTCTGAATgcatatttcatttatttgcacAAGAAACACTGGCATAATTACTACTGAAAAGTAACGCTCCTTTTAAAAGATCAATAATAACTGGTTGCATTTAACTGGTTATTGTTAATCATTTTTATATTCCCCCCTCATACTGAACTCGATATACTCCATACACTCGATGGAAAGCGAAGGGTATCAACAGCTTTTTATGCACAGGCAtggtatttaattaaaatggttatattaaacttaattaaaatcgCGTAGCCTTTATGCATACTTTCGCTGACACAGtccatgttttttttttctcattgCAGCCGTGTGACTTTGCCATTGACTGTGGAAGAGGTAAGAGAGTTAACTGGGCAAAAAGCCCGCTGTCAGGAGGATAACTATTTGCCCAACTCCTCTTTTTTCTGCTCCACAGTATCAAGTTGCACAATTATTCTCGGTGGCCGAGGCGTCAAAGGAGAATACGGGTGGCGGCGAGGGCATCGAGGTGTTAAAGAACGAACCCTTCGAAGACTTTCCCCTGCTGGGTAAGCAAATACCGATTGGTAATGAATAACTGCGGGCTAACAGAGAATTTTTTCATTTCCTACAGGTGGCAAATACAATTCCGgtcaatatacatataagaTCTACCATCTGCAATCAAAAGTTCCAGCCTACATAAGACTATTGGCACCCAAGGGCTCATTGGAGATCCACGAGGAGGCATGGAATGCCTATCCCTATTGTCGAACGATTATCACGGTAAATGGGGAAAGCacttaaaataatatttgcaacAAAATGGGGGTTAGAAACAAATCACATTGGTTCCATTAGCAATGTACTGCAATGTGAGGCAACTTGATGATTACTGTGATTATATTGAATTTCTAGAACCCCAAGTTTATGAAAGATGCTTTCAAAATAATCATCGACACTCTGCATGTCGGAGATGCGGGCGATTCAGAAAATGTAAGTCAAGAATCCACAGCATGATAAGACTAACATgtgttttcttcttttctcTCCATAACATCATCACATCTCAACCCCACATTTATTTGTGAAAACTAACAACTAACTCGATCATCCTGCAATATGATTTTGTCAAAATCCCCCCATAAtttcgtttggcttttttggtttggttttgtaATCCTTTGGTTATCGATTAAGAATCCTGGTTATATggataaaaactttaaaatagaCATTTATTCGCAACACATAGAAAATGACCTTGGCACTGTTGACAACGTaagtttcgttttgttttgtatttcatttgcTGTCTCCGCTCGGTTTGGCTTTGTAGTTCTTATCCGCCATCGATCCATGTTCATGTCTATGTAGTAAACGCTTTTTGTGTTCGATAAGTTAAGAAAATGTATGGATCTAAGATATATCGCCATGCTCCCCGCTGTTGCAGGTGCACGAGCTGACGCCGGATAAGCTGAAAGTGCGAGAGGTAGTGCACATCGACATTGCCAACGATCCGGTGCTGCCCGCGGACTACAAGCCCGATGAGGATCCAACCACGTAAGCGTTAATAGTGGATAAAGTTATGACAATTTGACATATACGTTTCGATTATCCTTTCAGCTACCAGTCAAAGAAGACGGGCCGCGGTCCCCTGGTGGGATCCGACTGGAAAAAGCATGTTAATCCTGTCATGACCTGCTACAAGCTGGTCACGTGCGAGTTCAAATGGTTCGGCCTGCAAACAAGAGTAGAGAATTTCATACAGAAATCGGAGCGCCGCCTCTTTACAAACTTCCATCGGTAATAGTCCTGAAATTGTATATCCTTGAATTGCTTAAAATCTATACAGTTGGATATGCATGAATAAGTTTTTAGTAAACCCTGGATGGAAACTCCCTATTGATCGCtttatcatttatatttttagccaagttttCTGTTCAACCGATCGCTGGTACGGTCTAACAATGGAGGACATCCGCGCCATCGAGGACCAGACGAAGGAGGAGCTGGACAAGGCGCGGCAGGTGGGCGAGGTGCGGGGTATGCGCGCGGATGCCGATTAAGTCTAGTAgaaaattgtaaacaaaatatgtGTATGTAAAAACCAGGcaaaacaagaaaacaaaactaaaaggcaaagcaaaacaaaacaaagcaaaacagATTAATGAAATTGAGATaaaattgcataaataaatttacgATATAAACTAACACcatgaaaacaaaataaaacgaaattaaaGCAATGTGCAGCCACAGCAGCGTCAACtgaaacaaaagcaaactAAGCGAACACCAAGTGTACGGCAACCGCAGCAACAAAGCTTAGTACTAGTGTAGCACACGACAACAAATTAAAGAACCCGAGAAACGGTTGCAACCGCAGTAAGTTAGTTAAGTTCCTTCCACTGCACTGTATGTAAAATGTAACCAGGATGCCGAGCAACACAACACAGGACATCTGTCGACGACACTCTCCGCCACGCATGGCCAGCACCACGTCTAAGCCCATTGTTTAAGTTGCATTttgtaaattgtgaaataaaCCAAATGACAGTTAATGTAAAAAGTTAAACGCAAACATCCGACCTGCAGGGGAGGGCGAGAGGCGGGAGGTAGGAGCAGTTTGAATATGTGATTTTCTGAGaacatgtatgtacataggAGCCTATGCAGGCATGTCTATTTGCATTCATTGGCTATGCATCTGAGGTCTGCATGtgatttgcatttcaaaaAGTCAATGTAAAACAATCCAATCCCAAGATAACCAGAAATAGGAGGAGAGTCTGGGGGGTCTTGGCCTGGATTGACTTGGCAAACAGTTGCCTTCCATGGGTTAGTTTGAATGATTTATGAACCGCTTGCGAGTGGAGTTAGCTGTGGGCTACGATTGCATTATAGTCCATCTGGCTGCGAAGAATAACAACTTCATATTGTAATGGGAATTGCCCAAGAGTATTTGTAATTCCATTTTCGAACAGTTTTCAAACACACCCAACAACACTAGGTAACTGCCAATATCTGAAATGCCCAAACAAGAGGAATCCTTGAAACCACCTTAGATACACCGCACTCTTCTGCTACAGCCACATATCCTCAAAGTCGCCTCGTACTTTTTACTATCTGCCACGTAGTTCTGCTCAAACAAAGAAATAGCTCTTGAAATCTATGTAAAATTAATGATCTATCTATGAAACGTCCATTTTGAAGCTATAACCTCTATCAAAACCAAATATATTGAAAGCTTTTAACGTAATCATTAGTGATGCTATATTTTCATGATCTTAAAACACACGCACGGATGAGCGAACAGGTGCCCAGCAGTAGAAGGAGAAATTAAACAGCAAGTGAATTTTATTGAACCTCATAGGCTTAAAGCAGTCGGCTAGCACCATATGCACTATATGGTGCTGGTAGTGGGGATTGTAGATGGGCTGGTTGGGAAATCAGGGGGTTTTAAGAGGTATTGCATACGAAATGGGGACAAGcagcattttatttttatagccAATCGGttcgaacacacacacatccactTAGCACACCGAATGCATCTGCATCAGCACAATATACTATACatttgtacatacatacagagAGGACACTTGAAGCTGGGGGGAGTactcaaaaaatataataatgatAAAAGTATAATGCGTTACGAGATATTCCATAAAGTATAAATTGCATCAAATTGTTATTTGCTGTGAGTTCTCGTTCGTTCTCGTTCGTTTGTTGATTGAATTGGTTGGTTCAATTATTTATTCAGCTATCGTATACTAcgcaatgtgtgtgtgtgaaattTACATTTACCAGAAAAATAACTTTTTGCCAAGCAACGCTCTAAATGTTTACTCGAATTTACTTCAACCAATTCGCAGGATGTGGAATGTCTAAAACAAATGCTTACTTCCTACAAAGGACTATTGCGATAAAGTCGCTGGTAGGGGATGAGCGAGAAGCTCGGCGTGGTCGAGTTTAGATTTTCTCCAACTTTATTTGTAGCAAACTGTCGAGGGACTCAAACTTCAACAATAACTCCTTTTAGGTCCCATCAACCCCTACCAATATCTCATTTGAATGGCACACATCTAGACGGAACACCAAAACTTTAggcattaaaataaaatatacacaaCAATTTAGACAAATTATAAGATAGAATCTCTCATTAAACGAAAGTCAAACGAAGCAAGGATCAATAGATCGACataatataaatttcaatatttgAAATACTTCGCGTTCAATTTTTCTCGTATGAAAGACccaattaaaagcaaaaactATTTAATTAATGCTGTTAATTAACGTATAATTTGACAACGTAATACAgatgataataataattatatatatatacaccaTAAACGATTTTTAAAATAAGCTGAATAAAATTGATATATGAGTAACACGTTATAAgctgttaaaaataaaacgaaaccaaataaaacggatacaaattgtattgtagtacttattttaattgaagaAAATAAAgcattattaattatatataatatttcactGGTAATAGTTTGTTTATTGTGAAATCGAATTAAAATTGGATGGGTCATCCCACTTGTACTCCTTCAAACCACCACGTCGGCCAGCCAGAAGAACTGACGCACTTCCTCCTCGTTGGATGGCCGGCAATGCGGCGGCGGGGTGATCAGCGAGTTCCGGAGCGACTTCATGGCCAGCATGTTGCGCTTTACGGCAATGGAAAGGTCGATGATCCGCTCCGGATAATGGACTCCGATCAGGCACTCGtactgctcctgctgctcggCAGACATTCGCCAGGGCTCGTGTCTAGGAAAACAGAGTGGGATTACAGttcaatatatataataaaaatataaataataataataattaataatatgtgTATATAAGCAGGACAATTTAATGAAACATAGGTTAATACGACAAAGCAGTCATCATATATTGCGTATACGACACGTATAaccaaattatttataaatctCATTTACAAACTTACACAAATTCCTTGGGCACATTCATCAACTCCGGGACGTACTGCTTGATGTAGGTGCCATCCGGATCAAGTCGCTTGGCCAGTGCCACCGGGCAGGTGACCAGGGAGGAGTCAAGCAGCCTTTCAAACGCCGAGCTGGATACCCACATCCAGTTGCCCGCGCAGACCGACCAATCCGCATCCAGCAGATACTTCAGGAAGTGCTGCAGTCCGTGCTCCCAGCTCTGCCACAAACCGCCGCGCGTGAGGAAGGTGGCCACCGTGTTGCGCAGCGTGTGATGGAGCCATCCCTCGGCCAAGAGTTGTCGCATGGCGCCATCGATGAGCGGGAATCCCGTTTGGCCTAAGCGCCAGCGCTGCAGAAGATCCTCGTTCGGCTTGGCCCACGGGATGCTCAGGCAGATCTCATTGCCCTCCATGCGATCGTAGTTTGGATTGTTCACCGACATGGTGTAGAAGTACTCCCGCCAGATCAACTGTCCCGTGATGTGCGCGCCGCCAGTCATCTGAACACCACGCACACAGGCGCGCAACTGGACATTCTTGAAGAGATCGTGGACGCTCCAGTAGAAGCGACGCACCGAAAGGCAACCAAAGCGCAGGTGGGCGCTCATCGACTTTGGCGAGTCGTGGATATTGGGCAGCGCCTGGTTGGGCAGATAGAATCCACGCTCAAACGCGTGCTGCTCCACTTTGAGACGCTCATCCAAAAGAAGTAAGGCCTGTGTTTCTCCGCCGCGCCAGTTAATCTTGGCCAGGAAACCCATGTTGTCCCCATACACATTGAAGTGCTCCGGAGTGGGCAGCCGCTCGAACAATTTAAGACTCCGGGAGAACTCGGGGTCCAGCTCCACAAAGGTGGCATCATCCAGTCGAGCATCAGCGGTGGGTCGCGGTGGAAGCCCAATAATTTGCACCGTGTGCTAAAatataatgaaataaattaaaatataattttattgcaGATATTAGTAACAGATAGttatatttttacatttattttaaggATATATCAAAAGAAAATAAGATTTAGGGATCTAAGATCTAAACTCACCAGGAACATTTGGTAGGTCAGCGGTGGAATGCCACCATTGGTCTCGATCACCAATTGCGGATCCCACAGCGTGTGTGATACCTTCTCGACAAAGTCGATACTCAGCTCCCGACATAGAGAACGGATGCTCTCATCGCGCTCATTCCAAATTGGCTCGCAGTCCTGTTCTATGCATATCCTGTGTAGACGCACTTGCTCGTGTAGCCGGCGGAAGATATAAGCCGGTTCGCCCTCGAAGACCAGGAGGCGTCCACGTCCATCTGTTGCCGCCTGCAGCTGATCATCGATGTCCTGCAGCGAGTCCAGCAGGAAACGCATCCGATTGTAACCCACATTCTTGGTACCTGTTAGAAAAGAGCATTTAACGGTTTCATAAGATTTATAAACtaagaaataaatacatatgtattttcAAAGTTTTTTAGACGTTTAAAACAAGCTTGCACAACTTGCAAAATTAGGAATTCAAAACAAgtttgtatgtatatttaagTGCCACcttttagataacttttttagtttttgtacACACAAAAGCTTTATTTTAGCCCATTTGCATTGCAATAACTGTTTACTCGCTTTTCCCACAAAATCGACTCTTATCGGTCAAGTGATGGGTTGCTATTGGTTTCCCCGTTTCTCGCCGACTTTTTCAGCAAGCGAGCTGTTTAAACACAAGCATTATACTGCTATTCTGGTTTGCACTCAATGTCTCCTACCCATTTTGCATTGTCTTTCTATCTGTATCTCTCTCTCAGCGATTCGACGGAAAATTCTCAAAACCGCTAGCCACAAATCGCATTAGGGCGCATCGTTTGTTTTGCTCTACCATGCAAAAGTGCATTAGGTTTTCCCTCCTGCATTTTCCGCCCCTGCAGCTCTCGCCCTCTCTCCATTTCCACGGGCAGCGAAAACGCTGAATTCGCAGCGGTCGCGGAAAGCGGAGGTATGTGATAACCGATGCAAGTCGCAAAAAAATGATATTAGCTCATACGGAGAATGAGCGTGTAATAGCAATCAAACTAAAAGTATTTACTTTAACCCTCTGTTGCCCAcggttttttatttgcattttgtagAATTTTCAAACTATTTAAAAAAGGGATTTTTACACAAACTTCtgagcaaataaatatagatatattCTTTTATCTTTGATGTTTggttatatataatttatttttggattATAATGGAAAATTAAGTTGATTATCTAAATATTTGAAATCAAAAAGTGCAATATCTCatataaaagtttattttcaAAGTTCAAGGTTTCCTATAATCCATTTAATTGGATACCTATGTGCGCAACgaaataaattttcaaaaactcAGTTCTTACCTGCACTCTCTCCATCGAATATGAAAACGGGAATAATGGCTATACCCTGATCCTTATCGGCGAGGGCGGCCAATAGAGCGGGATTATCGTGGAGGCGCAGTCCATGGCGAAACCAAATCACATTCGCCCCTCGCGTGGCCATCGGAGAGGAGTTCCCTGCTTTTGGGTTTCAAAAATCCCAGTTTTGATCGGGAAGAACAGTTTTCCAGCTGGTGAaaagattttcttttttccgcACTCGCGATTCGCTCGCGCCGGCAACTAATTGACGAATGAGTATGTGAATGCGAAATTCGAGTGCTGAGAACGTTTCTACAACTGCAGCTCAACGTTCCGTGCTCAGCGTTATAAGCTAAAATGAATCGCGCAAGTAAGGTGAGTGCAACAGAGATGGCGAGAAAGAGACCTGTGGGAACCGCacactgaaaataaattacttACTTTCAAATAATGTAGTTAAAGTTGAGAAAAACCAAACACAGGCTAGAACTGAGAATATTATATGCTTACGACgaattaaatacttttacaCTCTCTCTAACATCAAAATATCGTAGTTAATAAATTGTTTAGTTATTGcttatattttgaatttctatGCATATTTAGTATTAAAGCTTGTTATAATGGCTGCACGGATTGATAAGGACTTCTGCGGACTGGCAtattttctcccagtgtagAAGCGGGCACTGTGAACCGGTAACTGGAAACAGCCCGTTCAAGTGCGTCAATACAAAGCTGTcgttctgtgtgtgtgtgtgtgtgtgcgcgaaGTGGCGACTGTGTGCGTGGGTGCTTGTGTGAGCATAAGTGTGGCACTCTGCCCACGGCTGCCTGCACTTCTAGCTCTGCGCCGAGAACGAGCCGAGCCCCCACCCCAATTCGACCCCCAGCTGGCTGCCCCAGCCCCTTCTTCCCTTCGCTCTCACAGTGGGGCACTGCGTTCTGAGCAGACAGAACCAGAACCTGAACCCAACTGTTGCCGCTTATGACGTGACGAACTTTTGCGAGCACTCAACTCTGCAGTGGGATCGAGATGGGTTGTTTGCATGCTTATATCACTTTAAAGTAATAATTGCTAATTTGGGTATAATTACTCGGGTGTTTATAATGCATAAATACATTTATAGTTCAAATAGttataaaatttattgattCTTTGATTTGCGTTGTAAAGACATTCATTTGTAAAGCAAGTAAGTAAGTATGGTCCTAACTACATATGTAAGTTAGATCATTTCTGGTTAGTTCTTCTACAAATTATACAAGAAATAGCTACTTTCGTAAGAAATGAGATATGAGGAAAAATAGCATTAGTTGATAGCAGTATTCCAATCAatatttcgaaataaaaattgATAAATACTACATCACAACATATAATAGAGTAGCTAATATTTGGTAGTGACGCACTTTTTGGTAGGGTCCTGCATTGGCATAGTTAGTTAACCCGAGCATGGACCACAGCTCCTTTGCCAACTCTGAGTGAGCTTTCCACCCTGAAAACCCCCCGCACGTCGAATACCCAACATCCCTGGACAGCCCCAACGAGCCTTATTGTGAGTAAACTACGCACTTGCATCACAAAAACTTTGGCATTGCACATTGCATGTTGCCtagacaacgacaacgactccgacagcagcagcagcagcggcagcggcagcaaaaaCAAGAACCAGGACCAAAAGGAGGCAACGTGCGTAACGGAATGTCAACTGCAAAGCTTGCCGATGCACGTgtcctggcaacaacaacaacgacaacgacagGCGCTGCATGCAACAATCGGGCGAGGAATTCAaatgatgacgacgacgatgatgaggcTTCTGCGGCTGGACTATGCGCAAAACCAGGATTataagggggcgtggcaaaggGGCAGAGGCAGATACAGAATGAAACAGGGCCAAATGAACAATGAAGTGAAGTCGAAAGGTTTTGGACAAAAGAATTTTCCTTGCCTTGTTAGCTTTTATGAAACTAATTTACGTACGTCGCTTGTTGTAGTTTTCAAAGATTGAAATTTCCGAAATTTGAAGATTGAGAATGGCAAATACAATTACTTATATACAAAGAACTcatattgctcatacgccagGTGGGTTTCTATTCACAATTTTCGCTTCATTGACATGGACATTTTCTTGTAGTTCCCCTTTTAATTTACGTCCAGGACGAACTTTTCCAATAGAACTTGTCCTTTGCAAAGGAATACCCATTTACCCATACGCCAGGTGGTACCAATTGTTACAGATTTCCTTCCATTTTCTAGAAATTAAATCTTTTATGATTACGCACAGCCTTTCATCGTTTGTCCTgtgaaaaattacaaaaattgGCTGATAAAATGTCATGTAgacaattaaatattatttctcATAAACCAGATGGGACTACTCGTTGAAAGGGCTTTTACTTTTTCAATCGCTGCTGCTTTACCATAGTTTCCATTGTGCTTGTAAAAGATCCTGGACTGCGAATTGCatttgtaaattgtgatgGAAAACTCCCTAATACTACTCTGTCAGGTGGGACCATGCCCTCAAAGGGACTTCCTTTATTTAGTGCAGCTGCTTTCCCAAGGTTTCCTTCTCAGAAAGCAAACTGTTCAGCCATTGTCGGGTTATCCCATGCCATAATTTATC of Drosophila mauritiana strain mau12 chromosome 3R, ASM438214v1, whole genome shotgun sequence contains these proteins:
- the LOC117143140 gene encoding cryptochrome-1; protein product: MATRGANVIWFRHGLRLHDNPALLAALADKDQGIAIIPVFIFDGESAGTKNVGYNRMRFLLDSLQDIDDQLQAATDGRGRLLVFEGEPAYIFRRLHEQVRLHRICIEQDCEPIWNERDESIRSLCRELSIDFVEKVSHTLWDPQLVIETNGGIPPLTYQMFLHTVQIIGLPPRPTADARLDDATFVELDPEFSRSLKLFERLPTPEHFNVYGDNMGFLAKINWRGGETQALLLLDERLKVEQHAFERGFYLPNQALPNIHDSPKSMSAHLRFGCLSVRRFYWSVHDLFKNVQLRACVRGVQMTGGAHITGQLIWREYFYTMSVNNPNYDRMEGNEICLSIPWAKPNEDLLQRWRLGQTGFPLIDGAMRQLLAEGWLHHTLRNTVATFLTRGGLWQSWEHGLQHFLKYLLDADWSVCAGNWMWVSSSAFERLLDSSLVTCPVALAKRLDPDGTYIKQYVPELMNVPKEFVHEPWRMSAEQQEQYECLIGVHYPERIIDLSIAVKRNMLAMKSLRNSLITPPPHCRPSNEEEVRQFFWLADVVV
- the LOC117143141 gene encoding phosphatidylinositol transfer protein beta isoform; amino-acid sequence: MQIKEFRVTLPLTVEEYQVAQLFSVAEASKENTGGGEGIEVLKNEPFEDFPLLGGKYNSGQYTYKIYHLQSKVPAYIRLLAPKGSLEIHEEAWNAYPYCRTIITNPKFMKDAFKIIIDTLHVGDAGDSENVHELTPDKLKVREVVHIDIANDPVLPADYKPDEDPTTYQSKKTGRGPLVGSDWKKHVNPVMTCYKLVTCEFKWFGLQTRVENFIQKSERRLFTNFHRQVFCSTDRWYGLTMEDIRAIEDQTKEELDKARQVGEVRGMRADAD